The genomic window TACCAGAGGAGCATCAATCGCTACCGAAACAGAGTATACCACTATGAAAACTGGTGAAGACTTCGATAATATGAATGTTAATTATAAAGGGACGGAAGCTATTAAAGAAATAATGGCTTTAATTGATCTTCCATATGTAGAAGAAAAACAAGGACAAGCTACAGGTAGTTCAGATATCGAAAATGTAAGTTATGTTTGTCCAACTTTTTATCCAATAATGACTATTCTGGATCATTATTTCCCATTGCATACGAAGGAAGTCGCAGATATTATGAAATCTGACTCTATTAACGAATTCATTTATCAAGGAGCTAGAGTTGTTGGCTTATTTATTCTAAAAGCCATTAAAGATTCAAATCTGTTGAAGGAAATCAAACAAGAATTTCAAAAGTCTGGTATAGGTAACTAGAATGGAGGTTCCTCATGTAAAACATTAAAAAAGTAATCTATTCTCTTTGAGATACCTATTTTTTATCTTTACTGCCAATTAAAATAGCGAAAGAAGGCTTTTGGAAATTAGAATCTTGATTAAATTTATTATTTAGGTTTATTATCCTTTAAGTGTTAGACTTAGGTAGGACCATATGCTTGACTAGACACTGCGGGAATAGTATTATATGCCGGTAGATACTAAGCTATTCTAGTGGATAGTATGTATATTTTAGAGAGTCACTCGAAGGAAATAAGTATCCGTTTTGAAGAGGGATTATCCTAATAAGTATAGTAATTAGGTAGACCACTTTTTTTAGCTGGAAACGTAAAATCCTATCATATCAGTTAAAGGAGCAATAATTTATGAGTATGATTGATAAAGAAGCTATCTCAAAACAATTTCTTGGAGGCGTCATCATGGACGTTACCACACCTGAGCAAGCAAGAATTGCAGAAGATGCTGGTGCAGTTGCTGTAATGGCTTTAGAAAGAATTCCAGCGGATATCCGTGCTGCTGGAGGAATTAGTAGAATGAGTGATCCTGAGATGATTCAATCTATTATGGATGCTGTTTCCATTCCAGTTATGGCAAAAGTTCGAATTGGCCATTTTGTAGAGGCACAAATACTTGAAGCCATTCACGTTGATTATATTGATGAGAGTGAAGTTCTTTCGCCAGCAGATCATGTGTACCATATCGATAAGAACAAATTTAAAACACCATTTGTTTGTGGAGCAAGAAACTTGGGTGAAGCACTTCGTCGCATTCAAGAAGGCGCTTCTATGATTCGGACTAAAGGAGAAGCGGGTACTGGAGATGTTGTTCAAGCAGTTAGTCATATGCGCCTAATCCAATCTGAAATTCGCCGAGTCGCTAGTTTGTCTGAAGAAGAATTATTTCATACAGCAAAAGAATTAGCAGTACCTTACGACTTACTAAAATATGTACATGAAAACGGCAAATTGCCAGTTGTAAACTTTAGTGCAGGCGGCGTTGCGACTCCAGCTGATGCAGTTTTAATGAGACAACTAGGAGCTGAAGGAGTTTTTGTAGGAAGTGGTATTTTTGCTTCTGGCGATCCTGAGAAACGCGCAAAAGCAATCGTTCGCGCAGTTAAAAACTATCAAGATCCAGCTATTTTAGCCGAAGTAAGCAAAAATCTTGGTAAAGCTATGGTAGGA from Carnobacterium iners includes these protein-coding regions:
- the pdxS gene encoding pyridoxal 5'-phosphate synthase lyase subunit PdxS: MSMIDKEAISKQFLGGVIMDVTTPEQARIAEDAGAVAVMALERIPADIRAAGGISRMSDPEMIQSIMDAVSIPVMAKVRIGHFVEAQILEAIHVDYIDESEVLSPADHVYHIDKNKFKTPFVCGARNLGEALRRIQEGASMIRTKGEAGTGDVVQAVSHMRLIQSEIRRVASLSEEELFHTAKELAVPYDLLKYVHENGKLPVVNFSAGGVATPADAVLMRQLGAEGVFVGSGIFASGDPEKRAKAIVRAVKNYQDPAILAEVSKNLGKAMVGINESEIEILMAERGE